One window of the Cydia splendana chromosome 18, ilCydSple1.2, whole genome shotgun sequence genome contains the following:
- the LOC134799224 gene encoding NTF2-related export protein has protein sequence MAEISVKNVENACETAEEFTKVFYKQVDNSRHLTSKLYLDTGLLVWNGNGITGSDRIQQFLLDLPASNHVLKTLDAQPIAEALVNNKLTYLIQACGDVTYQNDEVKKPFQQTFLIVAVDGKWKIASDCFRLQVPYST, from the coding sequence ATGGCTGAAATCTCAGTCAAGAATGTGGAAAATGCTTGCGAAACTGCAGAAGAATTCACCAAAGTATTCTATAAGCAAGTGGACAACAGCAGACACTTAACCTCAAAACTGTACCTGGACACCGGACTTTTAGTTTGGAATGGTAACGGCATAACTGGCAGTGACAGAATTCAGCAGTTTTTGTTAGACTTGCCAGCCAGCAACCATGTGCTGAAAACTCTGGACGCCCAACCGATAGCGGAAGCTCTAGTGAACAATAAGCTGACGTACCTGATCCAAGCGTGTGGAGACGTGACCTACCAGAATGACGAAGTAAAGAAGCCTTTCCAGCAGACTTTCCTGATTGTGGCGGTCGATGGCAAGTGGAAGATTGCGTCAGACTGCTTTAGATTGCAAGTACCATACTCTACATAA
- the LOC134799497 gene encoding lipopolysaccharide-induced tumor necrosis factor-alpha factor homolog codes for MASNTPSAPSDLPPAYSEVVGNPQYGFVAPEGSFADPHAAYKPSFTPAGVYPHPPSGATTAQPQPGVPPPPPGAVPVGIVLPQAVGSEPTTITCFNCGKVVTTRVTYTTAWHTHLVAGSVCVITMVCSLCCLGLVPYCFDTFKDAEHYCPNCNTFVGKSNKC; via the exons ATGGCTAGTAATACTCCGTCCGCTCCAAGCGACCTTCCACCCGCGTATTCAGAGGTCGTCGGTAATCCGCAGTACGGGTTCGTGGCTCCAGAGGGTTCGTTCGCAGATCCTCACGCTGCGTACAAGCCGTCGTTTACCCCAGCGGGGGTGTACCCGCACCCGCCCAGCGGGGCCACGACGGCACAACCCCAGCCGGGCgtgccgccgccaccgccgggCGCCGTTCCCGTGGGGATCGTACTGCCGCAGGCGGTGGGCAGCGAGCCAACGACCATCACCTGCTTCAACTGTGGCAAAGTAGTCACCACCAGAGTTACATACACAACAGCCTGGCATACCCATTTAGTAGCTGGTTCAGTGTGTGTTATCACAAT GGTGTGCTCTCTGTGCTGCCTCGGGCTGGTGCCATATTGCTTCGACACATTCAAGGACGCGGAACACTACTGCCCCAACTGCAACACATTTGTCGGAAAGAGCAACAAATGCTAA
- the LOC134799498 gene encoding uncharacterized protein LOC134799498, producing the protein MTYVENIMHQTTKMNMDTTSSGNCEQISDSSRAEINVHMETVGYHRDLPPPYTVQDVQPHTVIRETIIIQPPLKDAPMFFPCSKCYKRVLTKVKYVNTRKTHMMAGFIFGFTCWCCLCCFAGLPYLIPTFKRVKHYCPECDTYLGDYSKV; encoded by the exons ATGACTTATGTGGAAAATATTATGCATCAGACAACAAAAATGAATATGGATACTACCAGTAGCGGCAATTGTGAACAAATAAGTGACTCCTCGAGGGCAGAGATCAATGTACACATGGAAACAGTGGGATACCATAGAGACCTACCTCCGCCTTACACTGTTCAGGATGTGCAGCCTCACACAGTGATCAGGGAAACTATAATCATACAACCTCCACTAAAAGATGCTCCTATGTTTTTCCCTTGCAGCAAATGCTATAAAAGAGTATTGACTAAAGTGAAATACGTAAATACAAGGAAAACTCACATGATGGCTGGTTTTATCTTCGGATTTACATG TTGGTGCTGTTTGTGTTGCTTTGCGGGTTTACCTTATTTAATTCCAACATTTAAAAGGGTCAAGCACTATTGTCCCGAGTGTGACACATACCTAGGTGATTATTCTAAGGTATAA